The following are encoded together in the Ornithorhynchus anatinus isolate Pmale09 unplaced genomic scaffold, mOrnAna1.pri.v4 scaffold_264_arrow_ctg1, whole genome shotgun sequence genome:
- the LOC100082531 gene encoding cytochrome b-245 chaperone 1 has translation MYMQVKTRTNSLLHLKRVPSIRSWSLLVGFSSIGLAAAYYSGDSLGWKLFYVAGCVFVALQNLEDWEEAVFNKNTGKVILKSFNLYKKMLTLSRGDHDHVVMGLRDVQDVNVEEEKVRYFGKGYMVVLRFSTGFSHPLTQSAIMGHRSDVEAVAQLVTSFLGLHRPASPADLSQGSDTEASDLEDPRARL, from the exons ATGTACATGCAGGTGAAGACCCGCACCAACTCTCTGCTTCACCTGAAGAGGGTCCCCAGCATCCGGTCCTGGTCCCTCCTCGTGG GATTCTCCTCCATTGGCTTGGCAGCCGCATACTACAGTGGAG ACAGCCTGGGCTGGAAGCTCTTCTACGTTGCCGGCTGCGTGTTCGTGGCCCTGCAGAACCTGGAGGACTGGGAG GAGGCCGTCTTCAACAAGAACACAGGGAAAGTCATCCTGAAATCCTTCAACCTGTACAAGAAGATGCTGACCCTCTCTAGGGGCGACCACGACCACG TGGTGATGGGGCTGAGGGACGTCCAGGACGTGaacgtggaggaggagaaggtccgCTACTTTGGGAAAGGCTACATGGTGGTTCTACGCTTCTCCACGGGGTTCTCACACCCCCTGACCCAGAGCGCCATCATGGGCCACCGAAG TGACGTGGAGGCTGTTGCTCAGCTGGTCACCAGCTTCCTGGGTCTGCATCGGCCGGCCAGCCCCGCTGACCTATCCCAGGGCAGCGACACTGAGGCCAGTGACCTGGAGGACCCCAGGGCCCGGCTCTGA